GGTCTTCCCGATAGTGCAAAGGCAGGGTGCGTCCTTGTGCTCGAGGATGAGGAAGGTCAGGAGAGGTTTGGCCTTGTCGTGGATGCAGTTGGCGGCGTCGTTACTGTAAACCGCAACATGCTCGAGGCAAATCCCTGCACACTGGAAGCGCGGTGCAAATGGCTCTTTGACGGGGCTTACAAGATGCAGACAGGCTTGATGGTCCAGCTTGATCCACAAAAGTTGAGGCCTTCGAGGCTGGCAGAGACAGAAATGTTCAGCCAAGGGATGGCGCAGCAGGAGGTAGCATGAAGGCCCTGATTGTCGACGATTCAAGTTTCATTCGTGAGTATCTCCGTCATCTTCTGACACGCATGGGGATTGCGTGCGAGGAGGCAGCGGATGGAAACGCTGCTCTCGAAGTTCTCTCCGCGCAG
This region of Acidobacteriota bacterium genomic DNA includes:
- a CDS encoding chemotaxis protein CheW — encoded protein: MKVVAQQTDSIHDDGNSSSLCSMYAGDESFGIDTSKIREVLGKRELERVPMAPAFVAGVVPYRGDVLTAVSFRALLGLPDSAKAGCVLVLEDEEGQERFGLVVDAVGGVVTVNRNMLEANPCTLEARCKWLFDGAYKMQTGLMVQLDPQKLRPSRLAETEMFSQGMAQQEVA